One Lysinibacillus fusiformis genomic window carries:
- a CDS encoding tyrosine-type recombinase/integrase has protein sequence MERFNRKSTRNKFRGVSLPSALNKDAALTVPTSDQLGTMLTYAKEHEDETYYSILLLLSYTGVRKGEALGLQWRNIDFEKQTINIIRNRTKHGTGTTKPKIVNVKSKLV, from the coding sequence GTGGAAAGATTCAACCGTAAATCAACGAGAAATAAATTTAGAGGAGTAAGCTTACCTTCAGCTCTAAACAAAGATGCAGCGTTAACGGTACCTACATCTGATCAACTAGGTACAATGCTCACATACGCAAAAGAACATGAAGATGAAACGTACTATTCAATTTTACTGCTACTTTCTTATACAGGGGTGCGAAAAGGTGAAGCGTTAGGTCTCCAGTGGCGGAATATTGACTTTGAAAAGCAAACGATTAATATTATACGGAATCGAACGAAACACGGTACTGGTACAACTAAACCAAAAATAGTGAACGTAAAATCAAAGTTGGTATGA